One genomic segment of Labilithrix sp. includes these proteins:
- a CDS encoding dipeptidase, translating into MPGGFGAGGRAEQRRGHREHDAERHRLVLRPAPARGRRRRRQVHDAGRHVGVPDRRPERRRRHELPARGQGRHRVVRARRAGRGRQLPVPPGRDVHVHVHRRRRHELHHRLQHQAGGGELRLQGQLDQGAAGAERHDRDAAPAGDEQLLRHHQHDVRRRRRDVHDPEHQDVAPARVPVDDRRPGHVHDRRHRRRPVVHDPARDRPRGSVRPEQALRPPPEVDGPEQQLRRRRRARPLIVRTALSGALLAGFVAAAACGSPPASREVIGESTSPHLRSHATGADGGAPGGETLAQHAERLHRSAIVIDTHDDIPSVLYAGNVDLADKAEWINTDLSRMKAGGVTGLFFSVYVESDLATQPSVLGGGALRRAIDLVDVTYRAVERNPKDLVLATTAADVRRAKRDGKIAILMGIEGGHAIENSLSALRVLHRLGCRYMTLTHTQSNEWADSAGFSGPPPVRHHGLTPFGEDVVREMQRLGMLVDVSHTSDETFAAVMKIAEAPVIASHSSARALADHRRNLSDDMLKQLAKNGGVVMVNFWSLFLSKEYGAAAQAWYEKNGAAAKELRAKHKHDFAAYREAMAKLHAETEPLPKVPLSVLVDHIDHVVKVAGIDHVGLGSDFDGVDALPDGVSGVDAYPKITEELLRRGYKDDDVKKVLGENFLRVFERAEAFAKTKPSRISGDGNTRRIDR; encoded by the coding sequence GTGCCAGGCGGGTTCGGTGCAGGAGGTCGAGCCGAACAACGACGAGGCCACCGCGAACACGATGCCGAGCGGCACCGGCTCGTTCTGCGGCCAGCTCCAGCCCGCGGGCGACGTCGACGTCGTCAAGTTCACGATGCCGGTCGACACGTCGGAGTTCCAGATCGGCGTCCAGAACGTCGGCGCCGGCACGAACTACCGGCTCGAGGGCAAGGTCGGCACCGAGTCGTTCGTGCTCGCCGGGCAGGACGCGGGCGGCAACTTCCCGTTCCGCCCGGGCGAGACGTACACGTTCACGTCCACCGGCGACGCCGACACGAGCTACATCATCGGCTTCAACATCAAGCAGGTGGCGGCGAGCTCCGTCTGCAAGGCCAACTCGATCAAGGAGCCGCCGGAGCCGAACGACACGATCGAGACGCAGCTCCCGCAGGAGACGAGCAGCTTCTGCGGCACCATCAACACGACGTCCGACGTCGACGTCGCGACGTTCACGATCCCGAGCACCAAGACGTCGCTCCGGCTCGCGTTCCAGTCGACGACCGGCGGCCCGGGCACGTTCACGATCGAAGGCACCGTCGACGGCCAGTCGTTCACGATCCCGCGCGGGACCGGCCCCGAGGTTCCGTTCGTCCAGAACAAGCCCTACGTCCTCCGCCTGAAGTCGACGGTCCCGAACAACAGCTACGTCGTCGACGTCGAGCTCGGCCCCTGATCGTCCGAACCGCGCTCTCGGGCGCGCTCCTCGCCGGCTTCGTCGCGGCGGCGGCCTGTGGGTCGCCGCCCGCGTCGAGGGAGGTCATCGGCGAGAGCACGTCGCCTCATCTCCGCTCGCACGCGACGGGCGCCGACGGCGGCGCGCCCGGCGGCGAGACGCTCGCGCAGCACGCCGAGCGGCTGCATCGCAGCGCGATCGTCATCGACACGCACGACGACATCCCGTCCGTCCTCTACGCCGGCAACGTCGACCTCGCCGACAAGGCGGAGTGGATCAACACCGACCTGTCGCGCATGAAGGCGGGCGGCGTCACCGGCCTCTTCTTCAGCGTCTACGTCGAGTCGGACCTCGCGACCCAGCCGAGCGTCCTCGGCGGCGGGGCGCTCCGGCGCGCGATCGACCTCGTCGACGTCACGTACCGCGCGGTGGAGCGCAACCCGAAGGACCTCGTCCTCGCGACGACGGCGGCCGACGTCCGCCGCGCGAAGCGCGACGGCAAGATCGCGATCCTGATGGGCATCGAGGGAGGGCACGCGATCGAGAACTCGCTCTCGGCGCTGCGCGTCCTCCATCGCCTCGGCTGCCGCTACATGACGCTCACGCACACGCAGTCGAACGAGTGGGCCGACTCCGCCGGCTTCTCCGGCCCGCCGCCGGTGCGCCATCACGGCCTCACGCCGTTCGGCGAGGACGTCGTCCGCGAGATGCAGCGCCTCGGCATGCTCGTCGACGTCTCGCACACGTCCGACGAGACGTTCGCGGCGGTGATGAAGATCGCGGAGGCGCCCGTGATCGCGTCGCACTCGTCCGCGCGCGCGCTCGCGGATCACCGCCGCAACCTGAGCGACGACATGCTGAAGCAGCTCGCCAAGAACGGCGGCGTCGTGATGGTGAACTTCTGGTCGCTCTTCCTTTCGAAGGAGTACGGCGCCGCGGCGCAGGCCTGGTACGAGAAGAACGGCGCGGCGGCGAAGGAGCTCCGTGCAAAGCACAAGCACGACTTCGCCGCCTATCGCGAGGCGATGGCGAAGCTCCACGCCGAGACGGAGCCCCTCCCGAAGGTGCCGCTCTCCGTCCTCGTCGACCACATCGATCACGTCGTGAAGGTCGCCGGCATCGACCACGTCGGCCTCGGCTCCGACTTCGACGGCG